A genomic region of Vitis vinifera cultivar Pinot Noir 40024 chromosome 7, ASM3070453v1 contains the following coding sequences:
- the LOC100264861 gene encoding probable aspartic proteinase GIP2, with protein MASFLAYFLFSFLLLFIPASYGKTSFRPDALVIPVSKDASTLQYLTTINQRTPLVPVKLVVDLGAQFLWVDCEQNYVSSSYRPARCRSAQCSLARANGCGDCFSAPRPGCNNNTCGVLPDNTVTRTATSGELAEDFVSVQSTDGSNPGRVVSVSKFLFSCAPTFLLEGLASSAMGMAGLGRTRIAFPSQFASAFSFHRKFATCLSSSTTANGVVFFGDGPYRLLPNIDASQSLIYTPLYINPVSTASAYTQGEPSAEYFIRVKSIRINEKAISLNTSLLSIDSEGVGGTKISTVNPYTVMETSIYKAFTKAFISAAAAINITRVAAVAPFNVCFSSKNVYSTRVGPSVPSIDLVLQNESVFWRIFGANSMVYVSDDVLCLGFVDGGANPRTSIVIGGYQLEDNLLQFDLATSRLGFSSSLLFRRTTCANFNFTSNP; from the coding sequence ATGGCTTCCTTTCTTGCATACTTCCTCTTCTCCTTTCTCCTTCTCTTCATCCCAGCCTCCTACGGCAAAACATCATTCCGGCCGGATGCCCTTGTTATTCCTGTATCAAAGGATGCTTCTACTCTCCAGTATCTGACCACCATCAACCAAAGAACCCCTCTTGTGCCTGTAAAACTTGTGGTTGATCTTGGAGCGCAGTTCTTGTGGGTTGATTGTGAGCAGAATTATGTGTCCTCCTCATACCGCCCGGCGCGGTGTCGGTCGGCCCAATGCTCATTAGCCAGGGCTAATGGCTGTGGGGATTGCTTCTCCGCCCCTCGGCCGGGATGCAACAACAACACATGTGGTGTCTTGCCAGACAACACGGTGACTCGCACTGCCACCAGTGGTGAGCTTGCTGAAGATTTTGTTTCTGTTCAATCCACCGATGGATCAAACCCGGGTCGGGTTGTTTCTGTGTCGAAGTTCCTCTTCTCCTGTGCACCGACCTTCCTCCTGGAAGGCCTCGCCAGTAGTGCCATGGGCATGGCCGGACTTGGCCGCACCAGGATTGCGTTTCCTTCACAATTCGCTTCTGCTTTCAGTTTCCATAGGAAATTCGCTACATGTCTCTCTTCTTCAACCACCGCCAATGGCGTGGTGTTCTTCGGCGACGGCCCTTACAGGCTGCTCCCCAACATCGACGCCTCTCAGTCCCTCATCTACACGCCATTGTACATCAACCCCGTCAGCACCGCATCCGCTTACACCCAAGGCGAACCCTCGGCCGAATACTTCATTAGAGTAAAGTCCATCAGGATCAACGAAAAGGCTATCTCATTGAACACATCGCTGCTGTCCATCGACAGCGAAGGCGTCGGCGGGACAAAGATCAGCACCGTCAATCCATACACTGTCATGGAGACTTCCATATACAAGGCCTTCACTAAGGCCTTCATCAGCGCAGCAGCCGCCATAAACATCACCAGAGTGGCAGCAGTGGCACCATTCAATGTGTGTTTCAGCTCAAAGAACGTTTACAGCACACGGGTAGGTCCATCTGTTCCAAGCATCGACCTTGTTCTGCAGAACGAGAGCGTGTTCTGGAGGATCTTCGGAGCGAACTCAATGGTGTATGTCAGTGACGACGTACTGTGCCTTGGATTTGTCGACGGAGGGGCCAACCCCAGAACCTCCATTGTCATCGGAGGGTACCAGTTGGAGGACAACCTTCTTCAGTTTGATCTGGCCACTTCAAGGCTGGGGTTCAGCTCCTCACTCCTGTTCAGACGGACTACATGCGCCAACTTCAACTTCACATCCAACccttaa